Genomic window (Helianthus annuus cultivar XRQ/B chromosome 3, HanXRQr2.0-SUNRISE, whole genome shotgun sequence):
AGGCTACGATCTATCATTTCTTCTCCTTAATACATAAAACATACAACTGTGTTATAGACATAATatataaagtagttaaacaaGTTGAATTCATGTTTAATACTTATGTTATTCGCGTCGTTAGAGACCTGTTAAACCTGATAAGATACGATTTACAAGCCCTATCGTCAAGGGGGTGGTGCCTCTTGAGGCTTCATAGTGTTTGAAATCATAATAGTTTAATCGAGTGAATGTTTATTGTCATTTCTCATTTGGTTTTCAAGTAAATCATTATTAAGCAAAATAGCTTGATAATCCTAAGATCATTATTAATGTATAAATCTTAGTATTGTAATAATTTTCTGGTGTACTTCAATATAATAATAGGAAAAAAAGCCAATGATGGTTTCGATGGATGCAATGAAATTGAGGGTGACGGTGGCCGCTCTATTGTCTTGTACCAAGATTCGTCAGCCGAATTACAAGTCACAGAGTCCGCAACTTTGCGGCAATCAACTTTCACTTTGAAATAGttacatatatttttataattatagCCTATCAAGGCTTTGATAAGAATTTAATACTTAATTATAAAAGAAGAGCCATGTTACCATATTATGTAACATATACATAATCAAACCAAACTAGTGGCGGACCCAGTAATTATTTGCTGAAGGTGCACCAGATTTTCAAAAGGTGTTGTCGGGTTTTTTGACTAAAAAATATACTAAATTTTTTTTCAAGGGTGCCACGCCCACCCACAAGTACACATAGGTCCGCCCCTGTACATAACTTAAAATGTGTACGACTATGACGCAATAAAATGAAAAGCTATGGATATATGTCGATCGCAAAATCGTTTGCGACGTGTTATAACAAATATTCTCCACCCTCTCTTATCCCCTTCTCACATTTCTCTCCTCTACATCAGCGTCTGTAGGGTCGACAAACCCATCACAGATGTTCTAACATGTTATGAATAACTTTAAAAGGTTTAAGATAGTGGATGGTTTTATAATCGACTGGAATGCTATTATTATAGGGGTCTCTTCTAAGTTCTAACACCTAggtatttgaaaaaaaaaatactttttgttAAGTTCACTAATGTCATACACTAAAAAAACACagtgaattaaaaaaaataataataataaaaaaacgaGATATAGATCTCGGCCACATCCTAAAAATAATTAAGATCAAGCTGAAAAAAAAAAAGCTTTCGATAAAGATTATGGCAATTGCCGTCTATAGTCGGTTCCCTAGCTAGCCACTCTTTACAATCTTCATTCATTCTAATTaaaccatataaataatgccgaTTCTCACTGAATTAAACAAGTTAGAACCAATCTCATAACAGTTATTGATTACAAACTTCAAATATATTTCGAGAATGGCCGCGGCACGTTCTACCATTATCTTCATCTCAACAATCTTTCTTCTTGCAACTTCGATTTCTGCCAAAGAATACGTTGTCGGTGATGGAAGCGGTTGGACTCTCGACTTCGATTATCAAGCGTGGGCCAAGGATAAAGTTTTCTACGTCGGAGATAAACTCGGTACGTTATATTCCTACAAATATGGTTGACAATATTTGTTGTAAACTAAACAAATGTTTTAAATTTTGGTTACATAGTTTTTAATTACGCGTCTGGCACGCACAATGTGGTGAAAGTCAACGGCACGGGTTTCCAACAATGTAGCACGTCATCAAACAATGGAACTTTGACAAGTGGACGAGACGTCATCCCACTTCAAACCCCTGGAAAGAAATGGTACATTTGTGGTGTCGCGAAGCATTGTGAGTCGAGAAACATGAAGCTTGTCATCACCGTTCTATCACAGTCGATGTCTTCGGCTGTTGCCATATCACCGGTATCTATAACTTATGGTATTGTAGCTGCATTGTTTAGTGGtctcatgttaacattcttggttTAGTATTCTCCATGCATGTGAGGTTGGTCTAGTTTCAAATAATGTACCCATGGTTGATTTACCCTATATGAATTTGTTTTTAATATAGGGGTTTGTGTTATCCATCTCATTTGATTCATCAAATATTATGATCATACTTAGCGatggaactagcccaaaaattcaggggtatctcattttttttttttgaatcaagggtatcctttgtataacggAGACGAAGTTTAGGgatatttttacactacggaaacGGAGTTAATGGGTATTTTTACACAACGGAGAcgggttgaggggtagcccgtgctacccctactAACATTCTAACTCCGCCCCTAATCATACCGGTGTGTTGTTTTGACTCGCATCAAAATTTCTAATCACACAAATAAATTAATAGAAAAAGGCAAGATTTTAAGCCATGTGAAGCATGAGAAATCAATTATGTACAAACAATTTACAAGCAGACTAAACAAAAACAAAGATTACCAATTTTGAGTAAAATTACTATTGTACCCATCTCCCAAACCGTGGCTTGTGAAAACCCTAATGTCTCAAAGATTCACGGGATTCGAATTATGTGATGACTAGCTCGTATTGAAGACCACCTGCCTAGCGTAAGTGACAAGCTTTACCTATCCTACTAGTTTACATGGTATTGGTAGGGCCCGTGAGTTTTCTCTAACGTGTTATCACGGTTACCCTAAAAAACCCTAATGTTATCGTAACAATAACAGCTCTTCTTCAACTGTCTGCAACTCCTTAAGACGTTTTTTCGCACAAACTGTGACTATTATCGTGGTAACAATCGTCAAAATAAACCCACAAACCGTGAGTACAATCTGAAGGGGTGCAAGCGAACGTTGATCTTTTGACGCATCTGCCAATGTTCGTATCATTATGCCCCTGAAAAAACAAGGAAACAATTAGATTTTAACTTAAAAAATGCATTTTTTTCCCACAAGAGGTTTATATATAAAATCtgggtagggatagtgtacattaattcagaagttgagaagtgtgataagtgtattataacactatatataacactatataacaccatataaacaccgtataacactatgtaacaccatacaacaccatataacactatgtaacactatataacactatataacaatatataacactgtacatctatcatagacatgctatcagacaaaatatagtgttatatttgttatatagtgttacatggtgttatatgTTGTTACAtcgtgttatacggtgtttatatggtgttataatacacttctcacacttctggattaatgtacatgATCCTCTACCTATAAAATCTTACGTGTAAATTGCAATAAAGACTTCTGGCAAAATTCCAACTAATGTTCCAAACAAGTAGGGAACAAACTTAACATCAGTAGCAACAGCACAATAGTTGTATACAATATATGGAAAGGGGGATATCCTTAATAACATCACAGCTCTAAACTGATCATACAAATCTCCTTCGCCTGCTAATCTCAAAATTGATGCTTTTTTTGGATATCTATCCAACCACCACTGCAtaacatacaaaaaaaaaatcacctTAAATTATCATCTATAATTGTTACCTTCATGGGGTGATGCAGATATAAGCGCGTGagggataccccccccccccccccatgaatGCCATATGTCCAACACAAAGTTTTGTTTTATCTGATCTCATTGAATAGCAGGGTATTGATAGAGTTCCAACACCCGTGAGTTTACCAGTAACGCATTCTCACGGTCATTAATAACAAATTAAATAATACTTGTAATGGTAGGGGTATACTCACTTGGATTTTGTGGTAAAATAGGGAACCAATGAAATAAGGAAGTGATACACCAATGGAAACACCACAAATTATAAGTAAAAATCCCAAACCGTAACCGAAAGTCATCCCTGCAACCCACATGGAGGGCGTAGACGGTATACATAAGCTCGGGAAGATTGCCACCGATGAAAATATCAGAACTGCTAGTACTGGTTTACTGAACGCCTCAATTTCCCAATTTAAGATAGGGATAACCTCCTGAAAACATGCCGATTATTAGATTGGATCAAGTCATGGAGTGGATTTGGAGAAGCTACTACATTTACTAAGGGGTGTTTAGGATTGATATATTATCGACACACTTTAAATGTATTTGGTTTACCAAAACGCGGTTAACATTATCAAATTTCACATTGTTCTATTTTGTTATGTATAGAGCGCTAATACTACTAGGCCATAAGGAATGCCCCTCATATATCACCAACGCGTTAGGATGCAATGGTTGTAGATAAAAAGAAAACTCCACATTTATGCATGCTCGGGTGGGGTAATCCATGTATCAGGTGCTCTCCTTGGGCAACCAAAAACAAATATCTGAACTCATCGCAGGCAAAGCTGACAATATTAATGGTGCGACAGACCAAATGTTAAAGTTGTAATTAGtgatcccaaacaccccctaaaccTTGTATGCTAGTGTATCCTTGTCTATGGTTACCTCACATTATTAATCATATGTCCAAAATTAACAAACATGCATCATAACTTCACAAATtcaaatgaatgaatgaatgcaATTGCAAAACATACCTTGTCCATTAGATAAGGTCCGATCCATACGAAgaaacaaaacgccaaaactaCCAGAAATATAACCAGAAAAACAAGTTTTCCCCACCACCAAAACGACCACCAAATACTAATACATTCCCCggacgaagaagaagaagaagatgacgGAGACAAACCCGCCAACCCTTCTGGTGTCGTCATAATTACGTAATCATGCTTGGGGTCTTCAAGTTCAAACCCAACCTTCAACCGGGTGATTCCGGCATTGTTTTCAAGCGTCATTTTGATTGATGAAGATGATATCAAATCAAAATGGAACCCCTGAAATGGGTGGGTTTTGAAATAACGGTAAAAGGGAATTCTGGGAGAATCAAATGGAATGTGTTGTGGTGAAGGAAACGTAGATTGAAATACATGATTATTAATGCTAATGACgttatatgtttgtttttaaggATGTATATTTTTCGtccatgtttattttttttaagttttggaTTAAAATTTTGTAACCAAAATAAAAATACATAGAAACTatatttaattatatttattaCCTATTATGACTTTGGTATACAAACAAACTTTCAACTGGCAAAGAATTGAAGAGTTTTTTTCTAAAATAGTGTTAgtggaaaaaatatttaccaaaatggtaTTCCTTTAAAAGTATTTACCAAGATAGTGTTTTAAATAAATAGTTATATCTCCCTCCTATTAAAAAGGAAAAAACATATTGTAtgtttattaaacaaaaataaaacactATAAAGATTAAATAGAAAAAAAGAACAATATAATGATCACTCAAAAAAAGAGCTTTAAACCTGAATTGCTTATATCACTATATATtaacttaattgattatataaAAAGTTGTATAAAAGCAAACAGTAAAATCGTTTAGTATATCTGTTAATATAAGTTATTATAAAAATGTATGAGTAAAAATAAAGTTGGTGTTTGTTTTGTACAAATTGATATGACTTTAAGTAGATTAATTGTTCAAAAACACatcatatttttttaatttaattaacaatTAAAGAAATACCATATTAGTCTAGATAAGCATgaaatagtattttttttttctatcaaATAATAGAAATTTTTAAAAAGATCATTTTTAAAGATGGGCAGCAAATAAAATTATGATGTTTTATTTCACTATTTAATATATTTAGATTCTTATTTAACATGAGTTTattgaaaaaataataaaaagagaaGAGTTATATAATGTGGCAAAAGATATAACAAAAACTATATGGGTTAACTGGAGtagaataaattattattatattgatccaataaaacaaaaaaaaaatctataaaaaaaGTAAGAAAGTAGAAGTCTTACGTTTCGGTTTCAAAAAACAAAGTAgtgattaaaataaataataaaattccCGAATTAGTTTTTATTTAATGAGATGATGAGAGAGACAACTAACTTTTAAAACagtattttggtaaatatttttaaaggaacaccattttggtaaatattttttcaaTTAAGACTACTTTGAGAAAAAACTCAGAATTGAATGGTGAAAATAGAAGTTTTATCACATAGGCAAAAATGTTTTCACCTTCCACTCATACTAACATATATTATAAATCACTAAGTGTTTTTGCAAGACTTGTTCATTTGTATAAAATCATGCAATTTGAATCTTATCATAAAGACTAATTAAAATtgaaatttactaatatttatttaGTACTTTAATTTGAAATAAAACAgtaaaattaatttaaaattttaactaaACAAAGACTAATATTCaattaatatttttaattattaaaaagaaaaaaagaacaaTAGTATACATAAAAATACTAAAATTAATTAAATGCTTTACCAAATTCAAGTAAGGTTGTTGGTGTTCTCTATTCCGTATTGTCTAacgatttgtttgtttgttgacaGCACTAATCACGACAGAAGTCAAGGACCGAGTTAATGCGGATGGGTCGGAATGGGTTTGGGATTGGAAAAGGGGGCTACTAGATGGGGCTGAAAGTAATGATTTTCAGCAGTTAATGGCCTTACTGGGGCAGCCGGGTTTGACTGGTGACTCGGACCGATGGATATGGACTTTAGATGGGTCGGGTGCTTTTTCTGTGCAGTGTGTTAAAGCTGCCCTTAAAAGGCAGCAGCATGTACCTTCTCCCTACACTATTAAACATAATAACTGGGTCCCCAAGAAGGTTGAGATTTTAGCGTGGCGGGCTGAAATGGAGAGGCTTCCAACTAAGTGTGCTTTGGAGCGGCGCAACATAAACGTAGGTTCCATCTTGTGTCCGATATGCAGTGAACATAACGAGACGGCCGAGCATTTGTTGGTATCCTGTGGTTTTGCTCAAGCTATCTGGCAGGCGATTTCATTATGGCTCAAGATACCTCCTATTTTTGCTTTTGGATTAAAAGATATTTTGGAGCTACACAATTTTGTGGGAGTGTCATTAAAGTCCAAGAAGGCGGTGTATGCCGTGTGCCTAtcggtgatgtggtgtgtgtggAAAGCACGTAATGAGCTGATTTTTAACCAGACTGGATGGTCTTTGGAGAAGGTCGTGGGTGACATCAAAGCTCTAAGCTTCTTGTGGGTTAAAGCCAGATCAAAACATCCAGGTCTTGACTGGAAAATTTGGAGTGGGTTTAACATGTATCAGCTGGGATGGTAGTTTGCCTTTGTTTGGTGTATATTCATGTTCTGTTGGTTTAGTTTTGGTGACACTATGTAAATATGTGGCTAGTAATCTCTCTAGCTTTTGGCAAAGTAATAAATATTTGTTgatcgttcaaaaaaaaaacgaCAGAAGTCAAAATAGTTTGGCAAATCATTTTTCTTTTGTTTAAGAAGATCATATGAAGTGAAATCAAGCAACCCTTTTTTCTTTCTCCCAAATTTGTGTTGGATTAACGATGATAGCCCAACGTTTCTTCAGAACTCCAAATGTCTGTCCAATATCCTTTCTTGTTGATTTTTgcatttttaatgtttttttgtCCTCATGTGGGCATGTAAGTGCTTTGAAGAATGTGTTGTTCTCTGGATAAATACAATCGACAATATAATACCCATACTAGTACTCTACGTAATCGACAAAAAACGAAGACCCAGGTGCAACTCCGTCTATGATGTTTTCGATAATATGTGATTGATCTAAAACATTGATATCATTGTTGGATCCAGCAACCCCAAATAATGCATGTGAAATCCAAATATTATGTGATGTCACGACTTCAAGTATCATGGTTGGGTGTAGATGGTCACCTCGTTGATAATGCTATCGCCAACTAGTGGGCTAGTTTAACCACCGCTATTGTGTTCAATCAATGTTGCCAAGCATCCTAGAATAGTCGCGTACGACTTCATGCACCTCGTATATTTGTCACCCCATGCCAGTCTTCTCAAATATCTCTTTCCGTTGAGTTCAATAACACCTTTAACTAATGTAATAAGAACAATGCTTTgtaataatagtaataacaacATGTAGAAACAATTAACCTGTAATAATAATATGTAACAACTATTAATTAATCATAAGACTTTCTCGCATGACGTTTTCCAACATCATTAAATATATATCCCATGAATCAATGTTAGCATCGTACATCATTTGACAATTTGTTGGCATACACTTTTGTAAAGTTGTGAAACCTTGTTTACCTATAGCGTCGCACCTTTGTTGAAAAAAATGATACATTGACTCCAAATTGCTAACTATCCGTATGAATAAATGTCAACTCATGCGAAAACGGCGCCTAAAATAGCTTCATCATACATGGGATCGTCACAAAAAATAGTCACGTGCAAGACGGTCATTAGCAGCCTAACGATCCCGGTTAATTGCAGAATAGCTCATCTTCCTAGGATGAATCCGAAGATTATGGTAATTCCGCTTTAAAACTGGACTTGAAACGCCTCTATAAATATGGGCTAGATCCGCCCTTGTACCTGGGAGGACTCATTTGATTGATGATTGATTCCTCAATGACCACTTTAAGAGTTTGTGATCGCCTTAAAAATGAACCACTAGCTTTCAATAATTTATCCCCTTCTACAAACACATCGGCTGTTATAAACTGGGTTTAAAAGGGTCCTCTTGTGGCCCATATCTTCCAAAATTATGTCAAAGACCCAATTCCTTGAATAGTTTAAACTAtcgttgcaaaagtcgctagacGCTCCCCAATCGGTCAATAGGGAGCTGAGAGTACTCAGCCTAGGTGGAGATTTCCTCGAGAGTACTcgaacatgttaaattataaataaattgtTTCCGGAATTAAATATATgttaaataacataaatttacaaATATTTATAACAAAGTATGTGAAAATTATATTCATTACatgcatattttttttatttttttaagtcaaTCCTGGCctgagttgacctactagatccgattcTGGCCGAGCTTAACCGTGTTTTATCAATTCCAAGTAATTAGGCGGAGCTGAATAAAGTCGTCCCGACAgactaccttgtagcgactactcgagAAGTAATcggccttggagaccttgttttacaaccatgtttTAAACTTTAGATGCATATCATCACGCAGGGCCGGCTCTTGGCCAGCCAAACCATGTCGTCGCTCGAGACCCAAATTTTCAAAGGGCCCAAAAGATTAtaaaagtttatatatatatatatatatatatatatatatatatatatatatatatatatatatatatatattaaattatatatttagtatgtGAATCCACTTGTTATGCAAAAAAATGTTGGTGGTGGAGTGAAAAAAACCAACTCAAGATAATGTAGAGGTCTCAAGTTTAAGTCTTCGCTACTCCACTCTgaaggttttattttttttattcatttcCTCTTAACCACAATTTTGGGCCCAATTCTTTTTGTTGCCCGAGGCCTAAAGTTTTTTTAAAAGTTCTCGAAGACGGCTCTGTCATCACGTTAAATATATAATTGATGTTACATATGAAAACATGTGTTGTTGTGGAAGTTATGAAGTGAACTCAGTAGGGTAACCATATTAGATAGTTACGCTACTCAATTTAACATCTCAATGAGATGGTAATACAACACcacgcttgcggtatgcgcatataatgtatatatgtgtggacgtTTGGGgagcaaaagtgaaagtgcactgattttaacgttattttactaattgcgtgaaaataacattaaaaagGGAGATGGTTAATCAcacatcatgtggtggcgttaatagctgaaagacaaggggtacatgcactaatccgTAGTTGTctcaattgttgagtgttatgtgccttatgtctaaggcttgatgcaaaatTACTATCAAGTCGGGGGTGTCACTAGAATCAACCTCTCTACTCCTAcgaggtagaggtaaggctgtctacatcttaccctcctcagaccctaccttagctttgctattggtgagatttactgagtatgatgatgatgatgaatgagATGGGAATACAGATGGAACGAGATAGGAAGACCGGAAGAGAACATTCACAATCTCAATATGCATAAAAATGTTAGCGATCAACTTCTCGGTTCCTTATATTATATATAAGTACCCCTGCGTTGCAGCGATTGTCATAAACCTatgttaagtagtagcaatactataccactgtcaacgaccaccaacactggaaaaactcataaaaaaataaataaaaatgggaAAAAGATAACGCAGAGCGAAAAGCAGacataaaatctttgaatcacgcacgctcgttgctgagaaattaaaccaaaatgtaaaacatagaaaaaaataactaagtccatccatgACCCACGTATTGGACGAACTTGTCAGACACAGAAAAAGCGACGGGCCAGTCaattgggaaaaatatatatggaaaaatgttgaaccccacactcacgttgcggtgcattaacacacaaaatttagaacgaaacgaaaaacttgggaaagatgaaaagtatggtggaccaaaattgaaaataaaaaagagtcgggattaaattgcaaaagatgaaaaactttgggttaaaagtaaaaaacaaagggtctaaattgcaaaatagaagttatttattaattttagataaagataaggataaaaataagtgatatctatatatcggttattaattaatattaatattaaaaaaattattaaacaaatataaataaaatttatgaggttgaagaaGAGAATGTCACGTgccattatttggagtcttttattataagttagatttcAAGTTAGGTAACTTCAAAtgattaatatttttttttttttttgcctttaagtttctttttgttttttcttttacttttacCTTTTAAATTTAATATTGACACTTACAACCCCTCAACTTTGAAAAGGTTTTGTCATTTTTTATGTACGTACCAATATAAATTCCAGTTGATTTAAGTTCCAGTGTAAATTTTTTTAGAAATGAACAGGCTTAGATATAATACGTTTTTGTGcttttttatgtacgttttttgTTTGTCTAGGTTTTGACATAAATTTTGTTCTAAAACGAATCGggtaaaatataatatgttttcattagACGATATAAATTCAATTTATTTTACGTTTcgtcgccgccgcaacgcgcCATACCTTTATTTaactaaaaaaacataattttcttacgtgcttattttGATGTACGTATCGGTATTAATTCAAGTTGGTTAACATTTCAacgtaaatttctttcacaaataagttgggtcaaatataatacgttttcatggtTATTTTAGAGTTAGCTATCATTTTCGTCCCcatggtttgtccaattatgtCAGTTTaggccaaatttcaaatttgtaccattttcgtctgtgacattcttgaaacatgtcAGTTCCATCCAAAAAAACTAAGGTTAAATCGAATAATTAGACAAACCACAGAGACGAAAATAGCAGTTAACTCATGCTTTTTGGACGGAACTGACATGTTTCAATAAATGTCAGAGACGGAAATGGTATAAATTTGAAATTTGGTCTGAACTggcataattggacaaaccacagggacgaaaatgataGTTAATTCTATTTTTATATACGTTTTTAGTTGATCTACGTTTTGACATAACTTTTGTTCGGAAACGAGTCAGGTCATATAATACGTTTTTATTAGACGGTACAAGTAcgagttactttacgtttcgacGCGACCACAACATGGGGAAAATTTACTAGTTCCAATGATGTCTTTCTCACGAGCCCTTTAACTTGTTGGGCCATAGCTAACTCTTAGACTGGGCTAGGCCCATAATTTTAACACTTAATTACATGGTGATATTGTTTTGTGTTACAAGTATAGGATCATATACAAATAGGTATCTTTGTATAAACCGTAAGAACCAACAGTTTGATAACATGCGTTCTcaattaaaaattaatttaagGGCATTTTAGACTTTTATACCCTTTTATTTATATTTGGTTAAAACAATAATTAAATTATCCCTAAATTCATGTAAGATTAATTCAAATCTTAATCTCCTAATTTATTCTTCATCATCAAATCAGCATCGTCATCAGCACGGTAATCAGCATCATCAGCAACGTTGTAATCAGCATCATCGTCAACACCGCAATCAGTATTATCGTCAACACCGCAATCAGCACATTGTCAACATCAGCACCTTAATCAGCACGGTAACACCACCGTCAGCACATCCGACAGTAACATCCCACACCACCACCTTCAGCACATTCCGTAATCAGCATAACACTGTAATCAACACATtaatcatgtcacaccccgatttccacgtgtatcaccggtgggcccggtgggggattaccgtgacgtagttggcaataatatagtcaaaccacacaattatataaatgcacagcggaagcataaagataaatataattcaaccttttgaatgtaatatcaaatgtattacagaagtcgaattgtatccacaggggatcaaaataataataaagtattgttcagtcagatacagcatcaagcttgcgagacttatcacgatgctaggaagctattaccagccaaatttcgtgcagtacctgcacttaatcttttggggaaaatacgtcagtttacactggtaaatacgttcaactgacacatttgaaaatgtttattaa
Coding sequences:
- the LOC110932488 gene encoding blue copper protein 1b; this translates as MAAARSTIIFISTIFLLATSISAKEYVVGDGSGWTLDFDYQAWAKDKVFYVGDKLVFNYASGTHNVVKVNGTGFQQCSTSSNNGTLTSGRDVIPLQTPGKKWYICGVAKHCESRNMKLVITVLSQSMSSAVAISPVSITYGIVAALFSGLMLTFLV
- the LOC110932487 gene encoding uncharacterized protein LOC110932487; the protein is MALLGQPGLTGDSDRWIWTLDGSGAFSVQCVKAALKRQQHVPSPYTIKHNNWVPKKVEILAWRAEMERLPTKCALERRNINVGSILCPICSEHNETAEHLLVSCGFAQAIWQAISLWLKIPPIFAFGLKDILELHNFVGVSLKSKKAVYAVCLSVMWCVWKARNELIFNQTGWSLEKVVGDIKALSFLWVKARSKHPGLDWKIWSGFNMYQLGW
- the LOC110928260 gene encoding transmembrane protein 64, whose protein sequence is MTLENNAGITRLKVGFELEDPKHDYVIMTTPEGLAGLSPSSSSSSSSGECISIWWSFWWWGKLVFLVIFLVVLAFCFFVWIGPYLMDKEVIPILNWEIEAFSKPVLAVLIFSSVAIFPSLCIPSTPSMWVAGMTFGYGLGFLLIICGVSIGVSLPYFIGSLFYHKIQWWLDRYPKKASILRLAGEGDLYDQFRAVMLLRISPFPYIVYNYCAVATDVKFVPYLFGTLVGILPEVFIAIYTGIMIRTLADASKDQRSLAPLQIVLTVCGFILTIVTTIIVTVCAKKRLKELQTVEEELLLLR